The following proteins come from a genomic window of Nostoc sp. TCL26-01:
- a CDS encoding alpha/beta fold hydrolase: MKDWWQATFPQGRQSVIISDVQGYPVQIAYGEKGKGRPLFLLHGMGSWSYNWRYSVAPLSQNFRVICVDAKGFGFSEKPWWRREQNGHQVVELERIIQSLCDEPAIVVAESLGALIALALAQKNPQLISRLVVINAPIFTEQLPHWAMSLLARTPIEILQTIDSLRLAYVFAPLLREIMAVERRKVLFDPSILTQEDVYWITYPFIEIPGTIVKVAEELQIAAREIENWQANKPNMLSHIQKNLSVIECPTLILWGDQDSWFPASHGEKLHQHLPNSRLQILENCYHDASTGSAKIVNHAILKFLRDTGFI, from the coding sequence ATGAAAGATTGGTGGCAAGCAACTTTCCCTCAAGGGCGGCAAAGTGTAATTATTAGTGATGTACAAGGTTATCCAGTACAAATTGCCTACGGTGAAAAAGGTAAGGGTAGACCATTATTTTTACTACATGGTATGGGTAGTTGGAGCTATAATTGGCGTTATAGCGTAGCCCCCTTATCTCAAAATTTTCGAGTCATTTGTGTCGATGCTAAAGGTTTCGGTTTTTCCGAAAAGCCTTGGTGGCGTAGAGAACAAAATGGGCATCAAGTTGTTGAGTTAGAACGGATTATTCAAAGTTTATGTGATGAACCTGCGATTGTTGTTGCTGAGTCTCTAGGTGCATTAATTGCCCTAGCTTTAGCTCAAAAAAATCCCCAATTGATCAGCAGGTTAGTAGTGATCAATGCACCGATTTTTACTGAACAACTTCCCCATTGGGCGATGTCTCTACTGGCCAGAACTCCCATAGAAATATTACAAACAATCGACTCTTTGCGCCTAGCTTATGTATTTGCGCCTTTATTGCGAGAAATCATGGCTGTAGAGAGACGTAAAGTCTTATTTGATCCATCGATTTTAACTCAAGAAGATGTGTACTGGATTACTTATCCATTTATTGAAATTCCTGGCACTATTGTCAAAGTTGCAGAAGAGTTACAAATAGCAGCCAGAGAAATCGAAAATTGGCAAGCAAACAAACCAAATATGCTCAGTCACATTCAAAAAAACTTGAGTGTAATTGAGTGTCCCACATTAATTTTATGGGGTGATCAAGATAGTTGGTTTCCTGCTAGTCATGGAGAAAAATTACATCAACACCTACCTAATTCCCGCTTGCAAATTTTAGAGAACTGTTATCATGATGCCTCAACGGGTTCTGCAAAGATTGTGAATCACGCTATTCTGAAATTTCTGCGGGATACGGGATTTATTTAA
- the crtH gene encoding carotenoid isomerase, which produces MSATSINSRNSLFDVIVIGSGIGGLVTATQLAAKGAKVLVLESYVIPGGSAGYFERQGYRFDVGASMIFGLGSKGTTNLLTRALAAVGTSIEAIADPVQIHYHLPNRLDLKVERIYDNFLQNLAAYFPHEQIGIRRFYDECWKVFNCLNRMDLLSLEEPRYLLRVFLQHPLACLGLLKYLPQNAGDVARRYIKDSQLLKFIDMECYCWSVVSAEMTPMINAGMVFSDRHYGGVNYPKGGVGQIAQKLVEGLQKAGGKIQYQAKVTKIITEKNRAVGVKLTNGEIYQAKRIVSNATKWDTFTKLLPVDKIPSNEKKWQQIYQKSPSFFSLHMGVKKSVLPHGTECHHIVLEDWENMMKSEGTLFVSIPTLLDPDLAPEGYHIIHAFTPHWISDWQGLSTSEYEGQKETVAWRIIDRLEKIFPGLDAGLDYLEVGTPRTHRRFLGREDGTYGPIPRRKLPGLLKMPFNRTKIQGLYCVGDSTFPGQGLNAVAFSGFACAHRIAVDLGFS; this is translated from the coding sequence ATGTCCGCAACTTCCATTAACTCCCGAAATTCTTTATTTGACGTGATTGTTATTGGTTCTGGCATTGGTGGGTTAGTCACAGCAACCCAACTTGCAGCTAAGGGTGCAAAGGTGCTAGTGCTAGAAAGTTACGTGATTCCTGGTGGTAGTGCTGGCTATTTTGAGCGTCAAGGTTATCGGTTTGATGTCGGTGCTTCGATGATTTTCGGCTTAGGAAGCAAAGGAACGACGAATTTACTGACTCGTGCTTTAGCAGCTGTAGGTACTAGCATAGAGGCGATCGCTGATCCCGTACAAATTCACTACCACTTACCTAACCGCTTAGACTTGAAAGTTGAGCGAATTTATGACAATTTTTTGCAAAATCTTGCTGCTTATTTTCCTCATGAACAAATCGGGATTCGTCGTTTTTATGACGAATGCTGGAAAGTATTTAATTGCCTCAATCGCATGGATTTGCTGTCCCTAGAAGAACCTCGGTATCTACTTAGAGTATTTTTGCAGCATCCTCTAGCGTGTCTTGGTTTACTTAAGTACCTGCCTCAAAACGCTGGTGATGTTGCCCGTCGCTACATCAAAGACTCTCAATTACTGAAATTTATCGACATGGAATGTTATTGCTGGTCTGTTGTTTCAGCCGAGATGACACCAATGATTAATGCAGGCATGGTCTTTTCTGACAGGCATTATGGCGGTGTCAACTACCCCAAAGGCGGAGTAGGACAAATAGCCCAGAAACTAGTAGAAGGACTACAAAAAGCTGGAGGTAAGATTCAGTACCAAGCCAAAGTTACAAAAATCATCACTGAAAAAAACCGTGCTGTCGGTGTCAAACTAACTAATGGTGAAATTTATCAAGCTAAACGGATAGTATCTAATGCTACAAAATGGGACACATTTACAAAATTACTACCCGTAGATAAAATACCATCTAATGAGAAAAAATGGCAACAAATTTATCAAAAATCACCCAGTTTTTTTAGTTTACATATGGGAGTAAAAAAATCTGTCTTGCCCCACGGCACAGAATGCCATCATATTGTGTTGGAAGATTGGGAAAACATGATGAAGTCGGAAGGTACACTTTTTGTTTCCATTCCCACCTTACTTGACCCAGATTTAGCCCCAGAGGGATATCATATCATTCATGCTTTTACACCCCACTGGATAAGTGATTGGCAAGGACTATCTACAAGTGAATACGAAGGCCAAAAAGAAACAGTAGCTTGGCGAATTATTGATCGTCTAGAGAAAATTTTTCCTGGGCTAGATGCAGGTTTAGACTATCTAGAAGTGGGAACACCCCGCACTCATCGCCGTTTTTTGGGAAGAGAAGATGGTACTTACGGCCCCATACCCCGACGCAAGCTACCAGGGTTATTAAAAATGCCCTTTAATCGCACAAAAATTCAAGGGCTTTATTGCGTAGGAGACAGTACCTTTCCCGGACAAGGTTTAAATGCTGTAGCCTTTTCTGGCTTTGCTTGCGCCCATCGCATAGCCGTAGATTTAGGATTTTCATGA
- a CDS encoding YihY/virulence factor BrkB family protein translates to MVSSRFLRFFRHLNWAAIKKTFTRISERRLLGLASEIAFNAILSLFPAILAMLTAIGLLEASLQDTFRQLAIQLSQVVPDDAMTLISDFASKEITNPKNSGLFSLSFILAIWTASGAVNTAMTAFDQIHQIPPEKIRPFWQAKLVSLGLTVGTILLLVLASFLVFISDLLLGVVVNENGSLIFLLHLWQLLRWPLALGIVATAFGFVYRYGPSVWNPGTPMMPGAIIAAVFWAILSALFRQYVANFGNYNKVYGAVGTVIVLMLWLWMSAAVLLVGDQLNVTVGEQMRSKASKNLSAKVN, encoded by the coding sequence ATGGTTTCGTCTCGTTTTCTCCGCTTCTTTCGTCATCTCAACTGGGCTGCAATCAAAAAAACTTTTACCAGAATCTCCGAAAGACGACTGCTAGGGCTAGCTTCAGAAATTGCCTTTAATGCAATCTTGTCTTTATTTCCCGCCATTCTGGCTATGCTTACAGCCATTGGTTTGTTAGAAGCATCTTTGCAAGACACATTCAGACAATTGGCGATACAACTGAGTCAAGTAGTACCAGATGATGCGATGACATTAATTAGTGATTTTGCTAGCAAAGAAATTACCAACCCCAAAAATAGCGGTTTGTTCTCTCTCAGCTTCATACTCGCCATTTGGACAGCCTCTGGGGCAGTAAATACAGCAATGACAGCCTTTGATCAAATCCATCAAATACCCCCAGAAAAAATCCGCCCTTTTTGGCAAGCAAAACTTGTCTCTTTAGGCTTGACAGTAGGAACTATCTTACTTTTGGTACTGGCTTCTTTTTTGGTGTTTATCAGTGATTTACTGTTAGGAGTAGTTGTAAATGAAAATGGTTCTTTAATTTTCCTCCTACATCTTTGGCAGTTATTACGCTGGCCTTTGGCTTTAGGAATTGTTGCCACAGCATTTGGTTTTGTTTATCGCTACGGGCCTAGTGTTTGGAATCCAGGCACACCAATGATGCCAGGCGCAATCATTGCCGCAGTTTTTTGGGCAATTCTTTCTGCCTTATTTCGCCAATATGTAGCCAATTTTGGTAACTATAACAAAGTTTATGGGGCAGTAGGGACAGTGATCGTGTTGATGCTGTGGCTGTGGATGAGTGCTGCTGTTTTGTTAGTTGGAGACCAATTAAACGTAACTGTAGGTGAACAAATGCGTTCAAAAGCGTCTAAAAATTTATCAGCAAAGGTTAATTAA
- the upp gene encoding uracil phosphoribosyltransferase — MTVQLRVYVPPHPLIKHWLAVARDAATPSVLFRSAITELGRWLTYEAAREWLPTEETVVQTPLDSCPATVINPQIPVAVVPILRAGLGLLEGAQTLLPLASIYHLGLVRDEETLEPSCYLNKLPAKFDPQTRVLITDPMLATGGSIMTAMAELVQRGVDPGLTRIVCVVAAPPALQKLSAAYPGLIIYTATIDEVVNNQGFIVPGLGDAGDRIFGT; from the coding sequence ATGACGGTACAACTGCGTGTTTACGTTCCTCCCCATCCTCTCATCAAGCACTGGCTGGCAGTTGCCCGTGATGCTGCTACACCTTCAGTATTATTTCGTAGCGCCATAACTGAGTTAGGCAGGTGGCTGACTTATGAAGCGGCGCGGGAGTGGTTGCCAACGGAAGAAACAGTGGTACAAACTCCCTTAGATAGCTGTCCCGCAACTGTGATAAATCCCCAAATACCTGTGGCAGTTGTGCCGATTTTGCGGGCAGGGTTAGGATTATTAGAAGGGGCGCAAACTCTCCTTCCTTTGGCTTCGATTTATCACTTGGGGTTGGTGCGTGATGAGGAGACACTAGAACCCTCGTGTTATTTGAATAAGTTACCAGCAAAATTTGACCCACAAACCAGAGTGTTGATTACCGATCCGATGTTAGCTACAGGAGGATCGATTATGACAGCAATGGCAGAATTAGTACAACGTGGTGTTGACCCAGGATTGACACGCATCGTTTGTGTCGTAGCAGCCCCACCAGCTTTACAAAAATTGAGTGCAGCTTATCCTGGTCTAATAATTTACACAGCTACTATTGATGAAGTAGTTAATAACCAGGGTTTTATTGTACCAGGA
- a CDS encoding zinc metalloprotease HtpX — protein MGNQFKTLALLAALSGLLIAISYWVIGGTNGLMIGIGLAAVTNLFSWYQSDKIALAVYRAQPVNESQAPGLYRMVQRLSQRAQIPMPGVYIVPSQTANAFATGRDPEHAAVAVTEGILNILPEDELEAVIAHELSHIINRDTLTQAVAATVAGAISFLAQMVSYSLWFGGAGSRDNDRGGNPLGILLTVVLAPLAATVIQLAISRTREFSADAGSARLTGNPRALARALQRLETSARQLPLDANPAFEPLLIINPISGKFLGNLFSSHPSTEARVAQLLKLEQQIQTNTY, from the coding sequence ATGGGAAATCAATTCAAAACGCTGGCTTTACTGGCTGCCCTCAGTGGCTTATTAATTGCCATTAGTTATTGGGTAATTGGCGGTACTAATGGCTTGATGATCGGGATTGGGTTAGCAGCAGTTACAAACCTGTTTTCTTGGTATCAATCAGATAAAATTGCTTTGGCAGTTTACCGCGCGCAACCCGTAAACGAAAGCCAAGCACCAGGACTATATCGCATGGTGCAAAGATTATCGCAACGCGCTCAGATTCCTATGCCTGGAGTTTACATTGTCCCCAGCCAAACTGCTAATGCTTTTGCTACGGGACGAGATCCAGAACACGCTGCTGTTGCTGTCACAGAAGGTATTTTAAATATTCTGCCAGAAGATGAGTTAGAAGCTGTGATTGCTCACGAACTGAGTCATATTATTAATCGTGATACTTTAACACAAGCTGTAGCGGCGACAGTTGCTGGTGCTATCTCTTTCTTAGCACAAATGGTTAGTTATAGCTTGTGGTTTGGCGGTGCAGGTTCACGCGATAACGATAGAGGTGGAAACCCCTTGGGAATATTATTAACTGTAGTGCTTGCACCTCTAGCTGCTACCGTTATTCAATTAGCAATATCCCGCACAAGAGAGTTTTCTGCTGATGCTGGTTCTGCTAGATTAACAGGTAATCCCCGCGCTTTAGCTCGTGCATTACAAAGATTAGAAACCAGTGCGCGTCAACTACCATTGGATGCAAATCCAGCTTTTGAACCATTGTTAATTATCAATCCTATTTCTGGGAAATTTTTAGGTAATTTATTCTCCAGTCACCCATCTACCGAAGCACGAGTTGCACAGTTGCTGAAATTAGAGCAACAAATTCAGACCAATACTTATTAA
- the crcB gene encoding fluoride efflux transporter CrcB: protein MLQDPNLRIPIAISLGAIAGALSRYYITFWFVQRFGASFPYGTFFINLSGCLAMGFFTTLALEKVVTISPEIRLIVTTGFLGAYTTFSTYGLDSVTLFRNGMWLSATGYWLGSAILGIISVQLGVLLARLWR, encoded by the coding sequence ATGTTACAAGACCCTAATCTACGTATTCCTATTGCCATTAGTTTAGGTGCGATCGCAGGTGCATTAAGCCGCTACTATATTACTTTCTGGTTTGTCCAACGCTTTGGGGCAAGTTTCCCCTACGGAACTTTCTTTATTAATCTTAGTGGTTGTCTAGCGATGGGATTTTTCACTACCCTAGCTTTAGAAAAAGTAGTGACTATTTCCCCAGAAATTAGATTAATAGTAACAACTGGATTCTTAGGAGCATACACAACTTTTTCCACTTACGGTTTAGATTCTGTCACCTTATTCCGTAACGGTATGTGGTTATCTGCAACTGGCTATTGGCTAGGTAGTGCCATACTCGGCATTATCAGCGTTCAGTTAGGTGTACTCCTCGCTAGATTATGGAGATAA